A window of the Lolium perenne isolate Kyuss_39 chromosome 7, Kyuss_2.0, whole genome shotgun sequence genome harbors these coding sequences:
- the LOC127300827 gene encoding AP-4 complex subunit sigma → MGIRFVLLVNKQGQTRLAQYYEHLSLDERRALEGEIVRKCLARTDQQCSFVEHRNYKVVYRRYASLFFLVGVDNDENELAILEFIHLLVETMDRHFGNVCELDIMFHLEKVHFMLEEMVMNGCIVETSKQNILAPIQLMEKTS, encoded by the exons ATGGGGATCCGGTTCGTGCTGCTGGTGAACAAGCAGGGGCAGACGCGGCTGGCGCAGTACTACGAGCACCTCTCTCTCGACGAGCGTCGCGCCCTCGAGGGCGAGATCGTCCGCAAGTGCCTCGCCCGGACCGACCAGCAG TGTTCTTTTGTGGAGCACCGGAATTACAAGGTCGTCTACAGGCGCTACGcctccctcttcttcctcgtcggcGTCGACAATGATGAG AATGAGTTAGCTATCCTCGAATTCATACATCTTCTTGTGGAGACTATGGACCGCCACTTTGGCAATGTG TGTGAGCTTGACATCATGTTCCATCTGGAGAAAGTGCATTTCATGCTTGAAGAGATGGTGATGAATGGCTGTATCGTGGAGACAAGTAAACAGAACATATTGGCACCCATCCAGCTTATGGAGAAAACTTCGTAA